The proteins below come from a single Triticum aestivum cultivar Chinese Spring chromosome 5D, IWGSC CS RefSeq v2.1, whole genome shotgun sequence genomic window:
- the LOC123121333 gene encoding uncharacterized protein, producing MTGKKRKAEAARLDETDRAMYGAFRGAANSLSQLYTLAMGGQKLSFQAGERHAMEKLYEWILRQHENGLRLTVGDIASHVQHEIQYGGDNPLASPRSQYASQSTHGTVHMPNTSNQQPSASLFALGNPGLTQPKNSAVFSNALSSPVRRGLQPYHLDQGGDAGYFANGLAREPNPTASNDSSMDMHSDSPAHDSS from the exons ATGACGGGGAAGAAGCGcaaggcggaggcggcgcggctgGACGAGACGGACCGGGCCATGTACGGCGCGTTCCGGGGCGCCGCCAACTCGCTCTCGCAGCTCTACACGCTCGCCATGGGCGGCCAGAAGCTCTCCTTCCAGGCCGGCGAGCGCCACGCCATG GAAAAGCTGTATGAATGGATCTTAAGACAGCATGAAAATGGTTTGAGGCTGACAGTTGGTGATATAGCCTCGCACGTCCAG CATGAGATTCAGTATGGAGGCGACAATCCGTTGGCCTCTCCAAGATCACAATATGCAAGCCAAAGCACTCATGGTACCGTGCATATGCCCAACACAAGCAACCAGCAACCATCTGCAAGCTTATTTGCACTAGGAAACCCAGGGTTGACGCAGCCCAAGAACTCGGCGGTCTTTTCTAACGCACTATCCAGCCCCGTGCGCCGGGGCCTGCAACCATACCATCTGGATCAGGGTGGGGATGCAGGCTACTTTGCGAACGGCTTAGCTCGCGAGCCGAATCCCACGGCTTCAAACGACTCATCCATGGACATGCATTCGGACAGCCCAGCTCACGACTCCTCCTGA